A single window of Dermochelys coriacea isolate rDerCor1 chromosome 14, rDerCor1.pri.v4, whole genome shotgun sequence DNA harbors:
- the LOC119842642 gene encoding zinc finger protein 501-like isoform X2: MEENYKTVTSLEGVGMVNEKENPQQEGGEDVGLQGTVLGKSEGNFYETHKRGKTCRNQRRSERLLGYDPGKKICEPTNHGGDCKDLKETTAQQRIPTEERKNTCTECGKSFIRRSHLISHQRIHTGEKPYKCLDCGRGFSQTAHLISHQRIHTGEKPYKCLKCGKGFIQGSHLLRHERTHTGEKPYKCLECGKSFIQSSDLISHQRTHTGERAYKCLDCGESFDWNMQLVRHQMHHTGEKPYKCLDCGKAFSDSSALIIHQRLHTGEKPYKCLECGRRFNQNSLLTRHKRTHTGDKPYKCLECGKSFNQSSYLIAHQRTHTGERPYMCLECGKSFSWSSDLTAHQRTHTGERPYKCLECGKRFLQSSNLSVHLRIHTGKTPYKCPDCGKNFSQSSNLTRHQNTHMAGKTS; the protein is encoded by the exons ATGGAGGAGAATTACAAGAcagtgacctcgctgg AGGGTGTTGGGATGGTGAATGAGAAGGAGAATCCACAGCAGGAAGGTGGTGAGGACGTGGGTCTGCAGGGAACAGTATTGGGAAAATCTGAGGGGAATTTTTATGAGACTCATAAACGAGGAAAAACCTGCAGAAACCAGCGCAGGTCAGAGAGGCTGCTAGGATATGACCCAGGGAAGAAAATTTGTGAACCCACCAATCATGGTGGAGATTGCAAGGACCTCAAGGAAaccacagcccagcagagaatccccacagaggagagaaaaaacacatgcactgagtgtgggaaaagctttattCGGAGGTCACATCTTATTTcccatcagaggatccacactggagagaaaccctacaaGTGCCTTGATTGTGGGAGAGGTTTCAGCCAGACCGCACACCTTATTTCACATCAGAGGATtcacacgggagagaaaccctataagtGCCTTAAGTGTGGGAAAGGTTTCATTCAGGGTTCACATCTTCTTAGGCATGAGAGAACCCACACAGgtgagaaaccctataaatgcctggaatgtgggaaaagcttcattcaaAGCTCAGATCTTATTTCacaccagagaacccacacaggagaaagaGCCTATAAGTGCCTTGACTGTGGGGAAAGTTTTGATTGGAACATGCAGCTTGTTAGACATCAGATGCACcatacaggagagaaaccctacaaatgCCTGGATTGTGGGAAAGCATTTAGTGACAGTTCAGCCCTTATTATTCACCAGAGactccacacgggagagaaaccctataaatgcctcgaATGTGGGAGAAGATTCAATCAGAACTCACTCCTTACTAGACACAAGAGAACCCACACTGGAGACAAACCCTATAAGTGCctggagtgtgggaaaagtttcaatcAGAGCTCATATTTAATTGCACATCAGAGAactcacacaggagagagaccctatatgTGCctcgagtgtgggaaaagtttcagttggAGCTCAGATCTGactgcacatcagagaacccacacaggagagagaccttataAGTGCCTGGAATGTGGGAAAAGATTCCTTCAAAGCTCAAATCTTAGTGTGCATCTGAGAATCCATACAGGAAAAACACCCTATAAATGCCCCGactgtgggaaaaacttcagtcAGAGTTCAAACCTGACTAGACACCAGAATACCCACATGGCAGGAAAAACCTCATAA
- the LOC122456610 gene encoding zinc finger protein 239-like produces MGHQRTHIGDKPYKYLDSGKSYSDNSQLITHQSAHMGESPYKCLDCGKKFLQSYNLLVHQRIHTGETPYKCPDCGKGFNRSANLMRHQRIHIGEKVPTSLDSGEKVSDKSQLTTHHRSHSEAKPYVCKDCGNSFIQSSDLIVHQRVHTGETPYKCPDCGKNFTRSSTLTRHQRTHRGEKTHKCLDCGKSFIQSSDLIVHQRSHTGETPYKCPDCGKNFTRSSNLTRHQRIHTGEKPHMCLEFTRVSDPCVKAPELIPQGLGLGISCCIVSWLF; encoded by the exons ATGggacatcagagaacccacataGGAGATAAACCCTATAAATACCTTGATAGTGGGAAAAGCTATAGTGACAACTCACAACTTATTACTCATCAAAGTGCACACATGGGTGAGAGTCCCTATAAATGCCTTGACtgtgggaaaaaattccttcaaaGTTACAATCTTCTCGTGCACCAGCGAATCCATACAGGAGAAACGCCCTATAAATGCCCTGACTGCGGGAAAGGCTTCAATCGAAGTGCAAACCTTATGAGACACCAGAGAATCCATATAGGAGAAAAAGTGCCTACCAGCCTTGACTCTGGGGAAAAAGTTAGTGATAAGTCACAACTAACTACACATCACAGAAGCCACTCAGAAGCAAAACCCTACGTATGCAAGGATTGTGGGAACAGTTTCATTCAGAGCTCAGATCTTATTGTGCATCAGAGAGTTCATACGGGAGAAACACCCTATAAATGCCCCGactgtgggaaaaacttcactcGAAGTTCAACGCTTACTagacatcagagaacccacagaggggaaaaaacccataaatgcctggactgtgggaaaagtttcattcagAGCTCAGATCTaattgtgcatcagagaagccATACAGGAGAAACACCCTATAAATGCCCCGACTGTGGAAAAAACTTCACTCGGAGTTCCAACCTTActagacatcagagaatccacacaggtgaAAAACCCCATATGTGCCTGGagt TCACACGTGTTTCTGATCCCTGTGTTAAAGCTCCAGAACTGATCCCTCAaggtttgggattgggaatatcttgctgtattGTCTCCTGGTTGTTCTAA